CTCCTGGTTCCGGCCGAAGCGCCCGTCATCTGGCGCGGGCCGATGATGCACCAGGCCATCCGCCAACTCTTGCGCGACGTGATGTGGGGCGAGCTTGACTACCTGATCGTAGACTTGCCGCCCGGCACCGGCGACGTTCAGTTGACGCTCACTCAATCCCTGCCACTGGCCGGGGCGATGTTGGTGACGACGCCTCAGGACGTGGCAATGGCCGATGTCATCAAAGGCGGAGAAATGTTCCACCAACTCGACGTGCCGGTGTTGGGCTTAATCGAGAACATGAGTTACTATATCTGCCCGCACTGCGGCCAGCCGGATTACATTTTCGGCGAGGGCGGCGGCGAACAGTTGAGTCAGAGATTGAATACGACTCTACTGGCGAAAGTGCCGCTCGACTCGGCGGTGCGCGCCAGCGGCGACAGCGGGACGCCGGTGGTGTTGGCCGCGCCCGACTCACGGGCGGGCCAGGCATTCAGCCAGGCGGCGGAGGCCGTCAACACTAAAGTCAAAGCCCTGCCCCCGCGTGAGATTCCTTATGTGTATATGCCTGATCCCGATCTAAGGATCATCAGTTGATAACCTATGTCTCAAACCAAGACCGACGGTATTCACCCTCTCGATTACACCCTCTACGAAAACGGCGCGTGGCAGGCGATGGCCGGGGCCATCACCGAAGAAGCCCTGGTGTGCATTCACCTCAATGGCCGCGAACTGGCGACGTTCATGTGCACGCCGCGCGAACCGGACGAACTGGCCCTGGGCTTTCTGCGCGCCGAAGGACTCATCCACAGCCTGGCCGAAGTGCGCGCCCTGACGATCTCGGAGGACGGCCGGTGCGTGGATGTCTGGCTGGATCACGCTGTTGAACTGCCGGCACGCCGCATCATCACTTCGGGCTGTGGCGGCGGCGTCACCTTCGACGACATGCGCGCCCGGCACACCCCGCTCAACACAAACGCGACGGTCACCCCTGAGCAAATCTTCGCCCGGATGCGCGAGTTGTATCAGGCCGGCGATCTG
This genomic interval from Chloroflexota bacterium contains the following:
- a CDS encoding Mrp/NBP35 family ATP-binding protein produces the protein MNLFGFLNRSPVVTPDQVMLALGKVLEPEVNRDLVSLGMVKNVAARNGVVSFTVRLREAGSPLQVPIERRARHAVLAIPGVKDVNITFETGPRSQLRDTSKLNFGAKAVVAVASGKGGVGKSTVAVNLAVALAQMGQRVGLLDGDIHGPNVPLMMGIADQRPFAFGEQILPPAAHGVTVMSMGLLVPAEAPVIWRGPMMHQAIRQLLRDVMWGELDYLIVDLPPGTGDVQLTLTQSLPLAGAMLVTTPQDVAMADVIKGGEMFHQLDVPVLGLIENMSYYICPHCGQPDYIFGEGGGEQLSQRLNTTLLAKVPLDSAVRASGDSGTPVVLAAPDSRAGQAFSQAAEAVNTKVKALPPREIPYVYMPDPDLRIIS
- the fdhD gene encoding formate dehydrogenase accessory sulfurtransferase FdhD; its protein translation is MSQTKTDGIHPLDYTLYENGAWQAMAGAITEEALVCIHLNGRELATFMCTPREPDELALGFLRAEGLIHSLAEVRALTISEDGRCVDVWLDHAVELPARRIITSGCGGGVTFDDMRARHTPLNTNATVTPEQIFARMRELYQAGDLYSVTQGIHTSALSDGERLLLVAEDVGRHNTIDRLWGKALKQNISTEGNILLATGRISSEMLGKAAKMGVPIVVSRTSATSLSVELGRAWNITVVGYARRNSLRVYTALHRIALEAQTVAPA